A genomic window from Ascaphus truei isolate aAscTru1 unplaced genomic scaffold, aAscTru1.hap1 HAP1_SCAFFOLD_348, whole genome shotgun sequence includes:
- the LOC142483639 gene encoding uncharacterized protein LOC142483639 produces MGDEEQQADQRCHWIPNTRRDIVISLQRMLHEHNHLINTFKTSLERMPTDDYQVIIRADKTPVGQHERRFNAPQINEVAIVIAGEQFNTRDIILQRRGQSLTHICETHRSYDALQYPLILWNGDDGYHFNIMQVDPTSKANTNKTVSAMDFYAYRLMIRDASQNHILHCRQLFHQFIVDMYAKIESERLLYIRLHQKQLRVDQYIHLRDAVGNDGNVDNIGKMFILPATFTGSPRHMHEYAQDAMAYVRAYGRPDFFITFTCNPAWPEIKQQLGDGQSHSNRHDLIARVFRQKLITLIHIITKTYIFGQTRCWMYSIEWQKRGLPHAHILIWLKEKLHSIDIDNVISAELPNPEEDPILFAIVTKNMIHGPCGNINIHAPCMKDGKCTKKFPKPFIADTQSGDDGYPQYRRRAPTDGGYTATITIRNNKHIQVDNKWVVPYCPLLTKIYNAYINVEYCNSVKSIKYICKYVNKGSDMAIFGITNEHMRDEVTLYQLGRYISSNEAVWRIFAFPIHERHPTVVHLTVHLENGQRVYFTPGNAEAVAAQPPNTTLTAFFQLCQQDSFARTLLYPETPRYYTWNASTKQFKKRKQGIPVPGTDALASEALGRVYTVHPNNAECFFLRILLHTVPGPTSFDAIKTVNGQVCETYREACQKLGLLEDDQHWNTTLAEAALQSLPAKIRNLFAIILTTCNPSNPNTLWATYRETMSEDILHKAQRDNPSLNVQFSPEIFNESLEALNRTLQDLRNNKQIMGGAVILLAGDFRQTLPVIPRSTPADELHACLKSSILWRHVKHFPLTTNMRVQLHGHSNEQLFAHTLLQIGEGTLPTDFTSGEIAFPTHFCHMMTSIEDLIHHVYPNLLHNYTNHQWLCERAILAAKNTYVNDLNHQIQDIIPNTITQYNSIDTVVDCDEAVNYPTEFLHSLEPSGMPPHHLRLKVGAPIMLLRNLHTPNLCNGTRLCIKTLMPNLIEATILTGNAKGQDVFIPRIPLIPTDMPFTFKRLQFPIKLAFAITINKAQGQSIKCTGINLQSPCFSHGQLYVACSRVGSPQQLYIFAPTGTTKNVVYKQALQ; encoded by the exons ATGGGTGATGAAGAACAACAAGCTGATCAACGATGCCATTGGATACCCAATACAAGACGTGACATTGTCATCTCCTTACAAAGGATGTTACATGAACACAACCATctcattaacacattcaaaacatCACTTGAACGCATGCCAACTGATGACTATCAAGTCATTATCAGAGCCGACAAAACACCAGTGGGTCAACATGAACGTCGCTTTAATGCTCCTCAAATCAACGAAGTCGCTATTGTTATAGCGGGGGAACAATTTAATACACGGGACATTATTCTTCAGCGCCgcggtcagtcactcacacacatttgTGAAACACATCGCTCATATGATGCACTTCAATACCCTCTCATACTTTGGAATGGTGACGATGGCTATCACTTCAACATCATGCAAGTAGACCCAACTTCAAAGGCAAACACTAACAAAACTGTCTCCGCTATGGACTTCTACGCTTACAGATTAATGATACGAGATGCATCGCAAAACCACATTTTACATTGTCGACAACTATTTCATCAGTTTATTGTTGACATGTATGCTAAAATTGAAAGTGAGCGTCTTCTATACATACGCTTACATCAAAAACAACTTCGCGTTGATCAATACATACATCTCAGGGATGCTGTTGGCAACGATGGTAACGTTGACAACATAGGTAAAATGTTCATTCTACCAGCAACATTCACGGGAAGTCCTCGACACATGCACGAATATGCTCAAGACGCTATGGCATATGTTCGAGCATATGGACGACCAgacttttttattacatttacatgtaATCCAGCTTGGCCAGAAATAAAACAACAACTTGGGGATGGACAGTCACACAGCAATCGACACGACTTAATCGCAAGAGTATTTCGCCAAAAACTCATCACATTAATTCACATCATCACTAAGACTTATATATTTGGACAAACACGATGCTGGATGTACTCAATAGAATGGCAGAAAAGAGGTCTTCCACATGCTCATATTCTTATATGGCTCAAAGAAAAACTACATTCCATTGACATCGATAACGTTATCTCTGCTGAGTTGCCTAATCCAGAAGAAGACCCTATACTATTTGCAATAGTCACTAAAAATATGATTCATGGACCATGTGGAAACATTAATATTCATGCACCATGTATGAAAGACGGTAAATGCACCAAAAAATTCCCAAAACCATTCATTgcagacacacaaagtggagatgaTGGATATCCTCAATATCGAAGACGCGCTCCCACAGACGGTGGATACACAGCAACAATTACTATTCGCAACAACAAACACATCCAAGTCGACAACAAATGGGTTGTTCCATATTGTCCACTTCTAACTAAAATTTATAACGCATACATTAATGTCGAATACTGTAATTCTGTtaaatcaattaaatacatttgcaagtatGTCAACAAAGGAAGCGACATGGCCATTTTTGGAATCACTAATGAACACATGCGTGACGAAGTCACACTCTACCAGCTAGGAAGATATATAAGTAGTAATGAAGCCGTTTGGAGGATTTTCGCTTTTCCCATTCACGAACGACACCCAACCGTTGTTCACCTCACTGTTCATTTAGAAAATGGACAGAGAGTATACTTCACACCTGGCAACGCAGAGGCAGTTGCTGCTCAACCACCAAACACAACTTTAACTGCCTTCTTTCAATTATGTCAACAGGACTCTTTTGCACGCACATTGCTTTATCCAGAAACTCCACGATATTACACTTGGAATGCATCCACAAAACAGTTCAAGAAAAGAAAGCAGGGCATACCTGTTCCAGGAACTGATGCCCTTGCAAGTGAAGCCTTAGGCCGTGTCTACACAGTTCACCCAAACAACGCTGAATGCTTCTTTCTCAGAATTCTACTTCATACCGTTCCAGGCCCAACTTCATTTGACGCTATAAAAACTGTCAACGGTCAAGTGTGTGAGACTTATCGAGAAGCTTGCCAAAAGCTTGGATTACTAGAGGATGATCAACACTGGAATACTACATTAGCCGAAGCTGCATTACAGTCATTGCCAGCCAAAATTCGAAATCTTTTTGCCATTATCCTTACCACCTGCAACCCATCAAACCCCAACACTCTATGGGCCACATATCGAGAAAccatgagtgaagatatactcCACAAAGCACAGAGAGACAATCCATCACTCAATGTTCAGTTTTCACCAGAgattttcaacgag tcacttgaagcccttaatagaaccttgcaagacttgcgcaacaataaacaaataatgggtggtgctgtcattcttttagctggtgatttcagacaaacacttccagtcataccacgatccacaccagcagacgaacttcatgcatgcctcaaatcctctattttatggcgacatgtcaaacatttcccattaacaaccaatatgcgagtccaacttcacggccactcaaatgaacaactttttgcacacacccttcttcaaataggtgaaggtactttacctactgacttcacatcaggtgaaattgcttttcccacacatttttgtcacatgatgacatcaattgaagatctcatacaccacgtctatccaaatctcttacacaattacacaaaccaccagtggctctgtgaaagagccatccttgctgccaaaaatacttaTGTCAATGACCTaaatcatcaaattcaagacattattccaaacacaattactcaatacaactcaatcgatacagttgtggattgcgatgaagccgttaactatccaactgaattcctacactccctcgaaccatcagggatgccaccacatcaccttcgcctcaaagttggagcacccatcatgctacttcgcaacctacacacacctaacctttgtaatggaaccagactgtgcataaaaacattgatgcccaacctaattgaagctactatcttaactggcaacgccaaaggccaagatgtcttcatcccccgcattccactaATTCCaacagacatgccttttactttcaaacgcctacagttccccatcaaactagcttttgctatcaccattaacaaagcacaaggacagtccataaagtgcactggtatcaacttacaatcaccatgtttctcccacggacagttatatgttgcgtgctctagagttggatccccccaacaattgtacatctttgctccaactggaactaccaaaaatgtggtttacaaacaagcattacaatga